A window from Drosophila nasuta strain 15112-1781.00 chromosome 3, ASM2355853v1, whole genome shotgun sequence encodes these proteins:
- the LOC132788263 gene encoding uncharacterized protein LOC132788263 → MCSIRLFCAVFKLLRIVFRCTGFLRLRFDRARQRFDVEHPSCCKEFLPFFIVLLIISAHLIVLFSMMDTYYEMTETEPDLSPPFDMMYLLFQLCQDVIFVALFIYCLVKRNQLWRIINEAQLCYHQLTSSLKKRFVLRCSKLMMLMAIVQLLLLVLMCLQITWLDWPRLDEFYIVDYILGAVRLLFVLVLTLQFFYHLLNAALLQSLNRLLQQQRSLKLLHRVLNVQPSLKRMQHFAACYFGILFSSFFVFLYLRCGMFIAIFSYDEQRFTVDEDNPAAEMSMPPTRDELLRVDALYLTWQMALMWLLLGAALLQQREQKQLTENIWKMDFPSAAEASGLSKGGLISKDIQSFLLTTRLSIVDFRAGSMNFLSWKLTSTLSRMPLVAIVSAFKLLLQVMLFSTLVYFA, encoded by the exons ATGTGCAGCATTCGGTTGTTCTGCGCAGTGTTCAAGCTGCTGCGAATTGTTTTTCGTTGCACAGGATTTTTAAGACTGCGCTTCGACAGAGCCAGACAACGCTTCGATGTGGAGCATCCCAGTTGCTGCAAGGAATTCCTTCCTTTCTTTATCGTTCTGCTTATCATTAGTGCACACTTAATTGTGCTGTTCAGTATGATGGATACTTACTATGAAATGACGGAAACGGAGCCAGATTTATCGCCTCCCTTTGATATGatgtatttgttgtttcaattATGCCAAGATGTGATCTTTGTGGCGCTGTTTATCTACTGCCTGGTGAAAAGGAATCAACTATGGAGAATAATCAACGAAGCTCAATTGTGCTATCATCAGCTGACAAGTTCGCTCAAAAAACGCTTCGTTCTAAGATGTTCCAagttgatgatgctgatggCAATtgttcaactgctgctgttggttttAATGTGTTTGCAGATCACTTGGTTGGATTGGCCTCGTCTCGATGAATTCTATATTGTCGATTACATCTTGGGTGCAGTTCGTTTACTGTTTGTCTTGGTGTTGACACTACAATTCTTTTATCATTTGTTGAACGCTGCATTGCTGCAATCGTTGAATCggctgctgcaacaacaacggagTCTCAAGCTGTTGCATCGAGTGTTGAACGTGCAACCGTCGCTGAAGCGGATGCAACATTTTGCTGCCtgttattttggtattttgttcTCCAGCTTCTTCGTATTTTTGTATCTCAGATGTGGCATGTTCATTGCCATCTTCAGCTACGACGAGCAGCGTTTCACGGTGGATGAAGACAATCCTGCAGCGGAAATGTCGATGCCGCCAACTCGCGATGAATTGCTGCGAGTCGATGCGCTTTACTTGACCTGGCAAATGGCGTTGATGTGGCTGCTGCTCGGTGCTGCTCTTTTGCAGCAACGCGAGCAAAAGCAGCTGACGGAAAACATTTGGAAAATGGACTTTCCCAGTGCAGCAGAGGCGAGTGGATTAAGTAAAGGTGGATTAATTTCAAAGGACATACAAAGCTTTCTA CTCACCACCAGACTGTCCATTGTGGACTTTCGTGCGGGTTCAATGAACTTTTTGTCCTGGAAGTTAACCTCCACACTGTCAAGGATGCCACTCGTTGCCATTGTGAGCGCCTTCaaactgctgctgcaggtgATGCTCTTCAGCACCTTGGTGTACTTCGCTTGA